The Anoplopoma fimbria isolate UVic2021 breed Golden Eagle Sablefish chromosome 20, Afim_UVic_2022, whole genome shotgun sequence genome includes a window with the following:
- the phc1 gene encoding LOW QUALITY PROTEIN: polyhomeotic-like protein 1 (The sequence of the model RefSeq protein was modified relative to this genomic sequence to represent the inferred CDS: deleted 1 base in 1 codon): MLDEPFYTANMDAGEDQNTGNTNGNPQTGGNSRAPQIAHMSLYERQAVQALQALQRQPNAAQYFQQLMLQQQINSAQLHNLAAVQQAATLAASRQSNTPSNNMSQATTTVSFAVNLSTTSAGGNMTNPRPHGPATSATTTALNQSVLLGGNSAGQGQMYLRVNRSLRAPLASQLIFMPGGTATATVATVAQTQPQQQQQQQQQQQQQQQQQQHEVTPTSAGAQSDNDQVQNLALHCTSTPRAVAVKSEIPERKDVGGFSLGQQQQTFAQTTQQQQVLPQQQQQMAKPNYTQQSANTLTVKTGTPAASVAPSSSSSQALPLSQLLLSSSAAPVILVPTSNVTTTQGYPIGSVTQKANINTQTLVVQPLQQASATTEKGPVPIQPKTAQGHRLPVQLPPRHPPHILPAPPSNSQNNSPHIPVQLVGARQGLPGNTQAVALAHARSSTGQEGTVGRNVNTLSNNSAMIKPAIGSLKRKSDCDAPNEMATEPSDSAPMKDSAPPLSPAPTKDSAPAVAAAFSSPPTLSLPLPLSRVGHGDKDRAPVPQAVVKPQVLTHLIEGFVIQEGAEPFPVAGLLKDRDFALVGRSENGPPLLKCEYCGSLAPASQFRGSKRFCSNTCAKRYNVSCSQHFKTSRGRSGAGLAPPPATNESAARRRGPSRRSSSNITCNKISGRHLPVKCHSESSRSEDVSSDGEEEDDSLSLSPSSSHSCSRAELSAPPSDGSAPGSLPLEGAHFLSATPAQWSVEEVCRFISSLQGCEELAAQFLSQEIDGQALMLLREDHLISTMNIKLGPALKICASINTLRE, encoded by the exons ATGCTTGACGAGCCATTTTACA CAGCAAACATGGATGCAGGCGAAGACCAAAACACAGGCAACACCAATGGAAATCCTCAGACAGGTGGAAACTCTCGTGCACCCCAGATAGCCCACATGTCCCTATATGAGAGACAGGCTGTACAG gcTCTCCAAGCACTCCAAAGACAGCCAAATGCAGCTCAGTACTTCCAGCAGctgatgctgcagcagcagatcaACAGTGCCCAACTCCACAACCTGGCCGCCGTGCAACAG GCTGCTACACTTGCAGCTAGTCGACAGTCCAATACCCCGAGTAACAACATGTCCCAGGCAACCACCACTGTAAGTTTTGCC GTCAACCTAAGCACCACATCTGCAGGAGGTAACATGACCAATCCCCGTCCCCACGGTCCGGCCACCTCCGCAACAACAACAGCTCTCAACCAGTCGGTGCTGCTAGGTGGAAACTCTGCAGGACAGGGGCAGATGTACCTAAGG GTCAACCGCTCTCTTAGAGCTCCCCTTGCCTCTCAGCTCATCTTCATGCCTGGTGGTACAGCAACAGCTACCGTAGCAACAGTTGCCCAGACACAgccc cagcagcagcagcagcagcagcagcagcagcagcaacaacaacaacagcagcagcatgaagtcACTCCTACCAGTGCCGGTGCTCAGTCTGACAATGATCAG GTGCAGAATCTGGCCCTCCATTGCACTTCCACTCCCAGAGCAGTTGCTGTCAAGTCTGAGATTCCAGAGAGGAAAGATGTTGGCGGCTTTTCTCTCGGTCAGCAGCAACAGACTTTCGCCCAGACAACTCAGCAGCAGCAAGTGCTaccacaacagcagcaacagatgGCCAAACCCAACTATACTCAGCAGTCCGCCAACACTTTGACTGTAAAGACTGGTACTCCTGCTGCTTCAGtagctccatcctcctcctcctctcaagcactccctctctcccaactcctcctgtcctcctctgctgccCCTGTGATCCTGGTGCCGACCTCCAATGTTACAACCACTCAGGGTTACCCCATTGGCTCGGTGACCCAAAAAGCCAACATTAACACGCAGACTCTTGTGGTGCAGCCGCTACAACAGGCCAGTGCTACTACAGAGAAAGGACCGGTGCCAATCCAGCCCAAGACAGCTCAGGGACACCGCTTACCTGTGCAGCTGCCTCCTCGACACCCACCTCACATTCTCCCGGCGCCACCTAGCAACAGCCAGAACAACAGTCCCCATATCCCTGTGCAGCTTGTGGGAGCCAGGCAGGGCTTACCAGGAAACACACAGGCTGTGGCCCTGGCACATGCACGAAGCAGCACAGGGCAGGAAGGAACAGTTGGTAGGAACGTTAACACACTCTCCAACAACAGTGCTATG ATTAAGCCTGCCATTGGCTCTCTGAAGAGAAAATCTGACTGTGATGCTCCAAATGAGATGGCGACAGAACCTTCAGACTCTGCACCCATGAAAGATTCTGCTCCTCCCTTATCACCTGCCCCTACAAAGGACTCGG CTCCTGCTGTTGCAGCTGCATTCTCATCTCCTCCCACCCTGTCGTTGCCTCTGCCCTTGTCAAGAGTCGGGCACGGGGACAAAGACAGAGCGCCCGTTCCCCAGGCAGTGGTCAAACCTCAAGTGCTCACCCACCTCATAGAGGGCTTCGTCATCCAGGAGGGAGCTGAGCCTTTCCCC GTTGCCGGACTCCTCAAAGACAGAGATTTTGCCCTGGTTGGCCGTTCAGAGAATGGACCTCCGT tgttAAAGTGTGAGTATTGTGGAAGCCTCGCCCCGGCCAGTCAGTTCAGAGGATCAAAGAGGTTCTGCTCAAATACTTGTGCAAAGAG GTATAATGTGAGCTGCAGCCAACACTTCAAGACCAGTAGAGGGAGGAGTGGTGCAGGGCTGGCCCCGCCTCCAGCAACCAATGAGAGCGCTGCAAGGCGAAGAGGCCCCTCTCGCAGGAGCAGCTCCAATATCACGTGTAATAAAATATCAGGCAGGCATCTACCTGTTAAG TGTCACTCCGAGTCCAGTCGCTCAGAGGACGTATCCAGCGACGGGGAAGAAGAGGACGattctctctcactgtctcccAGCTCTTCACACTCCTGCTCCAGAGCCGAGCTCAGCGCTCCTCCGTCTGATGGCTCAGCTCCTGGTAGCCTCCCGCTAGAGGGGGCTCACTTTCTCTCAGCGACTCCTGCTCAGTGGAGTGTGGAGGAAGTCTGCAGGTTTATCTCTTCACTTCAAG GCTGTGAAGAGTTGGCTGCCCAGTTTCTGTCACAGGAAATAGACGGACAGGCTCTGATGCTCCTGCGAGAGGACCATCTCATCTCAACAATGAATATCAAGCTGGGTCCCGCTCTCAAGATCTGTGCCTCCATCAACACCCTGCGTGAGTGA